A portion of the Blautia hansenii DSM 20583 genome contains these proteins:
- the tsaB gene encoding tRNA (adenosine(37)-N6)-threonylcarbamoyltransferase complex dimerization subunit type 1 TsaB — protein MKILALDSSGLVASVAVMENDTLVAEYTMNYKKTHSQTLLPMLDEIKNNIQVDLSSIDAIAVAAGPGSFTGLRIGSATAKGLGLALDKPLIAVPTVDALAYNLYDTGEDTVVCPIMDARRNQVYTGIYKFQNHEMAIVKEQDALSIQELLEVLNGIGKKVIFLGDGVPVFKEIIKEKCKVEYSFAPAHLSRQRAGAVAALAGIYFAQGRIQTATEHQPDYLRVSQAERERAERLAKTENA, from the coding sequence ATGAAAATATTAGCGTTAGACAGTTCAGGACTGGTAGCATCTGTTGCAGTGATGGAAAATGATACACTTGTGGCAGAATATACCATGAATTATAAAAAAACACATTCACAGACCTTGTTGCCTATGCTGGATGAAATAAAAAATAACATTCAGGTTGATTTAAGCAGCATTGATGCTATTGCAGTGGCAGCAGGTCCGGGCTCATTTACAGGACTTCGTATCGGTTCTGCTACGGCAAAGGGATTGGGACTGGCTCTTGATAAGCCTTTGATTGCAGTGCCCACAGTAGATGCGCTGGCATATAACCTTTATGATACAGGGGAAGATACCGTTGTATGCCCGATTATGGACGCAAGAAGAAATCAGGTGTATACAGGTATTTATAAATTTCAAAATCATGAGATGGCTATTGTGAAAGAGCAGGATGCGTTATCTATTCAGGAGCTTTTAGAGGTGTTAAACGGAATAGGAAAGAAGGTTATCTTTTTAGGTGATGGAGTTCCCGTTTTTAAAGAAATCATAAAAGAAAAGTGTAAGGTAGAATACAGTTTTGCTCCTGCTCATTTAAGCCGTCAAAGGGCAGGGGCAGTGGCTGCCTTGGCAGGTATTTATTTTGCGCAGGGAAGAATTCAGACTGCCACAGAGCATCAGCCGGATTATTTACGGGTATCTCAGGCAGAAAGGGAGCGGGCAGAACGCCTTGCGAAAACAGAAAATGCTTGA
- a CDS encoding ribonuclease Z: protein MLDVCLLGTGGMMPLPRRKLTSLMTRYNGSNLMIDCGEGTQVAVKEKGWSFKPIDVICFTHYHADHISGLPGLLLTMGNAERTEPLTLIGPKGLVRVVSALRVIAPELPFEIQCIELTQPEETYELNGYHITAFRVNHNVTCYGYTLEIKRAGKFDAQRAKEQNIPLKCWNSLQKGETVVCEGNTYTPDMVLGAPRKGIKLTYTTDTRPVKAISDHAAGSDLFICEGMYGEQDKDDKARAYKHMTFKEAAQLAKEAQVAEMWLTHYSPSLVRPEEAVKEATDIFPNTIAARDRQSVELMFEE, encoded by the coding sequence ATGTTAGATGTATGCTTATTAGGAACAGGGGGAATGATGCCTCTGCCCAGAAGAAAATTGACATCTTTAATGACGAGATATAACGGAAGTAATCTGATGATTGACTGCGGAGAAGGAACTCAGGTGGCAGTAAAGGAAAAGGGATGGAGCTTTAAACCTATTGATGTGATTTGCTTCACCCATTACCACGCAGACCATATCAGTGGTTTGCCGGGACTTTTGCTTACTATGGGAAACGCGGAAAGAACGGAGCCGCTTACTTTAATCGGACCGAAGGGACTTGTCAGAGTTGTTTCTGCACTTCGTGTCATTGCACCGGAGCTTCCTTTTGAAATTCAGTGTATTGAGCTTACACAACCGGAGGAAACTTATGAACTGAACGGTTATCACATCACTGCTTTTCGTGTAAATCATAATGTAACTTGTTATGGATATACACTGGAAATCAAAAGGGCGGGAAAATTTGATGCCCAAAGAGCAAAAGAGCAGAATATTCCTTTGAAATGCTGGAATTCCCTGCAAAAAGGTGAAACAGTAGTATGTGAAGGAAACACTTACACACCGGATATGGTTTTAGGAGCGCCGAGAAAGGGAATTAAGCTTACCTATACCACAGATACCAGACCGGTAAAGGCAATTTCAGACCATGCAGCAGGCTCGGATTTATTTATTTGCGAAGGCATGTATGGAGAACAGGATAAGGACGACAAAGCAAGAGCATATAAACACATGACATTTAAAGAAGCTGCACAGTTGGCAAAGGAAGCGCAGGTAGCGGAAATGTGGCTGACACATTACAGTCCTTCTCTGGTAAGACCGGAGGAAGCGGTAAAGGAAGCTACGGATATATTTCCGAATACCATTGCAGCCAGAGACAGACAATCTGTGGAGCTGATGTTTGAAGAGTAA
- a CDS encoding replicative helicase loader/inhibitor, whose product MTKADAARLVAIVVTAYPNFDKFKDAKAIEATVNLWAMMFEQDESGIVALAVKKHIATNKWPPSVAEVREIMLEIQHPELIEPDKAWLAVSDLMYSAGQFNHGDLSHQLPPLVARAVESIGWTSLWEMHRSAYIGGKPGMDRVAFMQQYTPMYEREKSRSMTPAQLTEKIDNAAGSLPDKGQRLIEYRESERRRKEQEMEAITRGALRLESQIVEQTKLELRGEVLG is encoded by the coding sequence ATGACAAAAGCAGACGCGGCTCGACTGGTGGCGATCGTCGTCACCGCCTACCCGAATTTTGACAAGTTCAAGGACGCGAAAGCAATCGAGGCCACGGTGAATCTCTGGGCCATGATGTTTGAGCAAGACGAATCCGGGATCGTAGCGCTGGCAGTAAAAAAACACATTGCAACAAACAAATGGCCGCCGAGTGTGGCCGAAGTCCGGGAGATCATGCTGGAGATCCAGCACCCGGAACTCATAGAGCCGGACAAGGCATGGCTGGCCGTGAGCGACCTCATGTACAGCGCCGGACAATTCAACCACGGAGATCTCTCCCACCAGCTCCCGCCTCTGGTGGCGCGGGCCGTTGAGTCAATCGGCTGGACTTCCCTCTGGGAAATGCACCGCAGCGCATACATAGGCGGCAAGCCCGGCATGGATCGGGTAGCCTTCATGCAACAGTACACGCCAATGTACGAACGGGAAAAGTCTCGCAGCATGACACCGGCACAATTAACCGAGAAGATCGACAACGCGGCCGGATCCCTTCCGGACAAAGGCCAACGCCTGATAGAGTACAGGGAAAGCGAACGCCGCAGGAAAGAGCAGGAAATGGAGGCTATCACCCGCGGTGCCCTCCGACTGGAGAGCCAGATCGTCGAACAAACGAAGCTCGAACTCAGAGGGGAGGTGCTGGGATGA
- a CDS encoding ERF family protein: MATAKETAATKTATTPPVPLTLQQKFIKLREAVPSITQKAHSDGVKYKFAKIFDVYQLLTPAMNEFGVNFDIVGEQATRHSENGDPIYYSNFTQHTRNGDRIVWVYEADLTIRWTNADNPDETLEVTLHAIGTNDGGPDKAKGSAWTYCLKYYLFEKFGIDQGDDDPDMSDHSSEPPQQSQKQHTGAQNGNRQGNTQPQAQNGQTGRSGAARPLSDAQLSRLYRKGEDAGYSQQSINEWILKKYGQQDPHNLTRAQYDEACAAMDNAKQQGGQDNA; the protein is encoded by the coding sequence ATGGCAACAGCAAAGGAAACGGCGGCCACAAAGACGGCCACCACCCCACCGGTACCGCTGACGCTGCAGCAGAAGTTCATCAAGTTGCGCGAAGCCGTTCCCTCTATCACCCAGAAGGCCCACAGCGACGGCGTAAAGTACAAGTTCGCGAAGATCTTCGACGTGTACCAGCTTCTCACTCCGGCCATGAATGAGTTCGGCGTCAATTTTGACATTGTAGGCGAGCAGGCAACCCGGCACAGCGAAAACGGGGATCCGATCTACTACTCCAACTTCACGCAGCACACCAGAAACGGCGACCGCATTGTCTGGGTGTACGAGGCCGACCTCACGATCCGCTGGACGAACGCAGACAACCCGGATGAGACTCTGGAAGTTACTCTACACGCAATCGGAACGAACGACGGAGGCCCGGACAAGGCCAAAGGCTCCGCGTGGACGTACTGCCTCAAATACTACCTGTTCGAGAAGTTCGGCATTGATCAGGGCGACGACGATCCAGACATGAGCGACCACAGCAGCGAACCGCCTCAGCAGAGCCAGAAACAGCACACAGGAGCTCAGAACGGGAACCGGCAAGGAAACACCCAGCCGCAGGCACAAAATGGCCAGACGGGGCGCTCAGGCGCCGCACGACCACTCTCAGACGCTCAGCTCTCCCGCCTCTACCGTAAAGGCGAGGACGCCGGGTACTCTCAGCAGTCGATCAACGAATGGATCCTGAAAAAATACGGACAGCAGGATCCGCACAACCTGACGCGGGCCCAGTACGACGAAGCCTGCGCCGCTATGGACAACGCAAAGCAGCAAGGAGGACAAGACAATGCTTAA
- a CDS encoding PolC-type DNA polymerase III, which yields MNELRDVFTKYKAVVFFDTETTGLEAESCQIIELAAIRVEKTERGTLRMADSADVFVKLPEGERIPQKIVELTGITDEQLENEGITEAEAAARFTELIGGGRVLLVAHNAQFDLLFTAEMLRRHGNGGPEALKAADYLDSLTVYKDRRAYPHKLANAILTYKLEDKVQNSHRAIDDVAALFEVCKAMDAERSDLLSYVNVFGYNPKYGVSGKRIEKVAYWPQNFNKYMQAPSYTLPAKLRQRRR from the coding sequence ATGAATGAGCTCCGGGACGTATTCACGAAATACAAAGCAGTCGTATTTTTTGACACTGAGACAACCGGGCTCGAAGCTGAAAGCTGCCAGATCATTGAACTGGCAGCGATCAGAGTCGAGAAAACCGAACGGGGCACCCTCCGCATGGCCGACAGCGCCGACGTGTTCGTGAAGCTGCCGGAAGGTGAGCGGATCCCTCAGAAGATCGTCGAGCTAACAGGAATCACAGACGAGCAGCTCGAAAACGAAGGAATCACCGAGGCTGAGGCTGCCGCTCGCTTCACTGAGTTGATCGGCGGCGGCCGCGTCCTTCTGGTAGCCCACAATGCACAGTTTGATCTCCTGTTTACTGCTGAAATGCTCCGGAGACACGGAAACGGTGGCCCGGAAGCCCTGAAAGCTGCCGACTATCTGGACAGCCTAACCGTTTACAAAGACCGCCGGGCATATCCTCACAAGCTGGCGAACGCGATCCTCACCTATAAGCTGGAGGACAAGGTTCAGAACTCCCACAGAGCGATCGACGACGTGGCGGCACTGTTTGAGGTGTGCAAGGCCATGGACGCGGAACGCTCCGATCTTCTCAGCTATGTGAACGTGTTCGGATATAACCCGAAGTATGGAGTAAGTGGGAAACGGATCGAAAAGGTGGCCTACTGGCCACAGAATTTCAACAAATACATGCAGGCTCCGAGCTATACGCTCCCGGCCAAACTCAGACAAAGAAGGAGGTAA
- a CDS encoding SUMF1/EgtB/PvdO family nonheme iron enzyme, with the protein MRNEVIYDKNGRPDIMVVFTPSELGLPDTLRGRKVKEYAISKYPNTLIDGVPYSLPFMKPAVNISHDEAIRLCESKGEGWHLITNDEWVALGFWSWDNDTMPTGNTASGKSHSHSEQTGTTYEGGCGKTLTGSGPVQWNHDGTAYGVADMCGNIWEHVGGVRFMNGMPQVIPNNGAAYGSDQSKDSPEWEAIYTEDGDPVYYNVHDGEITLQPVHPDGTDYDGVKFTDLEVRSDMDAPDKLKDLGLYPADDYESDEYFWLDSNGERVIYRGGGWGNGAYAGVFCLCGTYSRSYVYTYLGFRAACVRFICDSDTLDDLDSDKKQPEPKKRSILAPDFIGRIKQALARQFQKLYEAAHGEDPEGFAELAEKATDEELAKAARLSATLAQVNAAVDMYELTSKQLKLATTTLITIKTEVNDHE; encoded by the coding sequence ATGAGAAACGAAGTAATTTACGACAAAAACGGGCGCCCGGACATTATGGTGGTTTTTACCCCGTCCGAGCTGGGACTCCCTGACACCCTGAGAGGCCGCAAGGTCAAGGAATACGCGATAAGCAAATACCCGAACACATTGATCGACGGCGTTCCGTACTCTCTCCCATTTATGAAACCGGCTGTGAATATCAGCCACGACGAAGCGATCCGCCTCTGCGAGAGCAAGGGCGAAGGCTGGCACCTGATCACAAACGACGAGTGGGTGGCTCTCGGCTTCTGGAGCTGGGACAACGACACCATGCCGACCGGAAACACCGCAAGCGGCAAGAGTCACAGCCACTCGGAGCAGACCGGCACTACATACGAAGGAGGCTGCGGCAAGACCTTGACCGGATCCGGCCCGGTTCAGTGGAACCATGACGGCACGGCCTACGGCGTAGCTGACATGTGCGGCAATATCTGGGAGCACGTCGGCGGCGTTCGATTTATGAACGGTATGCCGCAGGTGATCCCGAACAACGGCGCAGCCTATGGCTCGGATCAGTCCAAAGACTCGCCGGAGTGGGAGGCGATCTACACCGAGGACGGCGATCCGGTTTACTACAACGTACACGACGGAGAGATCACCCTCCAACCGGTACACCCGGACGGCACCGACTACGACGGCGTAAAGTTCACGGATCTGGAAGTTCGCAGCGACATGGACGCACCGGACAAGCTGAAAGACCTCGGCCTCTATCCTGCCGACGACTACGAAAGCGACGAATACTTCTGGCTCGACTCTAACGGCGAGCGGGTTATTTATCGCGGGGGCGGCTGGGGCAACGGTGCGTACGCTGGTGTGTTCTGCCTCTGCGGCACCTACTCCCGCAGCTATGTGTACACGTACCTCGGCTTCCGTGCCGCTTGCGTTCGGTTTATCTGCGACTCTGACACTCTGGACGATCTGGACTCTGACAAGAAGCAGCCAGAACCGAAAAAGCGTAGCATTTTAGCTCCGGACTTTATCGGACGAATCAAGCAGGCACTCGCCCGGCAGTTTCAGAAGCTCTACGAAGCCGCGCACGGCGAGGATCCGGAAGGCTTCGCTGAACTGGCCGAGAAGGCAACAGACGAAGAACTCGCCAAGGCCGCAAGGCTCAGCGCTACACTGGCTCAGGTGAACGCAGCCGTGGACATGTACGAGCTGACCTCTAAGCAGTTAAAGCTCGCAACCACGACCTTGATCACGATTAAAACGGAGGTGAACGACCATGAATGA
- a CDS encoding spore cortex-lytic protein codes for MRSSSLRVYSPVEYTGYKEKRSGHPSEPGSRTGNRKTTRKPKPILYQLRRFCKRLNWKGIGGLAVTTVVIVFAVRGVVGMFSEHTQTKTAPITTSSPAAEESQPYVFYYKDGQAVSWEDVTDAWAAEAGIQKRYALTDAERLEIAQVLTAEAGGEPFAGKIAVAQCILQTCEDEGIRPDEVLRVYAYSKRRPEPTQEALEAVQDVFDFGIVATTEPIKYFYAPALTDSEWHESQIYVMTINGHRFFKEATE; via the coding sequence ATGCGAAGTAGCTCGCTGAGAGTATACAGCCCGGTGGAATACACCGGGTACAAAGAAAAAAGAAGCGGCCACCCGTCGGAACCGGGAAGCCGCACAGGCAATCGAAAAACCACGCGAAAGCCTAAGCCTATTTTATACCAGCTGCGCCGTTTTTGCAAGCGCCTGAACTGGAAAGGGATCGGCGGGCTGGCAGTCACCACAGTGGTGATCGTGTTCGCAGTGCGCGGCGTCGTGGGTATGTTCTCAGAACACACCCAAACAAAAACAGCCCCGATCACAACCAGCAGCCCGGCGGCCGAGGAATCTCAGCCCTACGTTTTTTACTACAAGGACGGGCAAGCCGTAAGCTGGGAGGACGTCACAGACGCATGGGCCGCAGAGGCAGGGATCCAGAAGCGCTACGCTCTCACTGACGCCGAGCGACTGGAGATTGCTCAGGTGCTCACGGCCGAAGCTGGAGGCGAACCCTTCGCCGGAAAGATCGCAGTAGCTCAGTGTATTCTCCAGACCTGCGAGGATGAAGGGATCCGACCGGACGAAGTGCTGCGCGTGTACGCATATAGCAAGCGCCGCCCGGAACCGACTCAGGAAGCCCTCGAAGCCGTGCAGGACGTGTTCGACTTCGGGATCGTGGCAACGACCGAGCCGATCAAATACTTTTACGCTCCCGCTCTCACGGACAGCGAGTGGCACGAGTCCCAGATCTATGTAATGACCATTAACGGACACCGATTTTTTAAGGAGGCAACCGAATGA
- a CDS encoding peptidylprolyl isomerase, which produces MANPIVTITMANGDVMKAELYPEIAPNTVNNFISLIKDGFYDGLIFHRVICGFMIQGGCPDGTGMGGPGYSIKGEFSQNHFENNLAHTPGVLSMARAMHPNSAGSQFFIMHEASPHLDGAYAAFGKITEGMDVVNKIAETRTDYSDRPLEEQKIQTMTVETFGVEYPAPEKC; this is translated from the coding sequence ATGGCAAATCCAATCGTAACCATTACAATGGCAAACGGCGATGTTATGAAAGCGGAATTATATCCTGAAATCGCCCCAAATACAGTAAACAACTTTATCAGCCTGATTAAAGACGGCTTTTATGACGGTCTGATTTTCCACAGAGTCATCTGTGGCTTCATGATACAGGGCGGTTGTCCCGACGGTACAGGCATGGGCGGTCCAGGTTACTCCATCAAAGGTGAATTTTCTCAGAACCATTTTGAAAATAATCTGGCACACACACCGGGAGTTCTTTCCATGGCTCGTGCAATGCACCCAAATTCCGCAGGCAGCCAGTTCTTCATCATGCACGAAGCTTCTCCTCACTTAGACGGCGCTTACGCTGCTTTCGGAAAAATCACAGAAGGCATGGACGTAGTAAATAAAATTGCGGAAACACGCACAGATTACAGCGACCGTCCTTTAGAAGAGCAGAAAATCCAGACTATGACAGTGGAAACCTTCGGTGTGGAATATCCTGCTCCTGAAAAATGCTAA
- a CDS encoding helix-turn-helix domain-containing protein produces the protein MRKEAKASGRIIFLPEKHRKRGENVRNYRYLTFGDREKIETEYAAGGRPADIAIDLGVHVATIYKELKRGDTGQLDKNMRREYSAELAQRRLIESFKCRGRKSTTI, from the coding sequence ATGCGAAAGGAAGCGAAAGCCTCCGGACGCATTATTTTTTTACCTGAAAAGCACAGAAAGAGAGGTGAGAACGTGCGAAACTACCGATATTTGACATTCGGCGACCGCGAGAAAATCGAGACGGAATACGCAGCCGGAGGACGTCCGGCCGACATTGCGATCGACCTCGGCGTCCATGTGGCGACTATCTATAAAGAACTGAAAAGAGGCGACACCGGCCAGCTCGACAAGAACATGCGCCGAGAGTATAGCGCCGAACTCGCCCAGCGCCGACTCATTGAGAGCTTTAAGTGCCGCGGGCGAAAATCCACCACTATATAA
- a CDS encoding single-stranded DNA-binding protein, translating to MLNHVELLGRLAQEPEIRYTQSGTPVASFDLAVQVPSKNKDAAPDYIPIVCWRERAEFCGRYLSKGRQIVVEGRISTRKWKDEKTGQNRKAVEVVASNIYFADSNGGNANGNPQPANNDGFMDIPDDGQLPFN from the coding sequence ATGCTTAATCATGTGGAGCTTCTGGGCCGTCTGGCTCAGGAGCCTGAAATCAGATACACACAGAGTGGCACACCAGTGGCGAGCTTCGACCTCGCCGTGCAGGTACCGAGTAAGAACAAAGACGCCGCTCCGGACTATATCCCGATCGTGTGCTGGAGAGAACGCGCCGAGTTTTGCGGCCGCTACCTCTCCAAAGGCCGCCAGATCGTAGTTGAGGGCCGGATCTCCACCCGTAAATGGAAGGACGAGAAAACCGGGCAGAACCGCAAGGCCGTGGAAGTTGTGGCCTCAAACATTTACTTCGCAGACAGCAACGGAGGCAACGCAAATGGCAATCCTCAGCCCGCCAACAACGACGGATTCATGGACATACCGGACGACGGACAGCTTCCTTTTAACTAA
- a CDS encoding host-nuclease inhibitor Gam family protein, with product MATTKKAIAEAEQAAEIKETIAAPTTEPGTPAVTLDELESMDMNMFDAEETESAPRPAWRITDDGCADWACRKIAEEKTELDRITALGESQIEKIQQRIDAAQRRYENGTRFLTGKLAEYFETVPHKTTKTKHSYRLLSGTLVKKIGGSTMKQDDDTLLAYLKASGNEDMIQNTEKPKWGEFRKRLEIVGGQIVDKTTGELVDGVQIIEKPDTFTVDV from the coding sequence ATGGCAACGACAAAGAAAGCAATAGCTGAGGCTGAGCAGGCCGCAGAAATCAAAGAAACAATCGCAGCACCCACCACAGAGCCGGGAACTCCGGCTGTAACACTGGACGAACTGGAAAGCATGGACATGAACATGTTCGACGCAGAGGAAACCGAAAGCGCTCCGCGCCCGGCATGGCGTATCACTGACGACGGCTGCGCCGACTGGGCCTGCCGAAAAATCGCAGAAGAAAAGACCGAGCTCGACCGGATCACCGCACTGGGCGAAAGCCAGATCGAGAAGATCCAGCAGAGAATCGACGCTGCTCAGCGCAGATATGAAAACGGCACCCGTTTTCTCACTGGAAAGCTCGCGGAATACTTCGAGACAGTCCCGCACAAGACAACCAAGACAAAACACAGCTACCGCCTTCTCTCCGGCACTCTGGTGAAGAAAATCGGCGGCAGCACCATGAAACAGGACGACGACACACTGCTGGCCTATCTGAAAGCCTCCGGCAATGAGGATATGATCCAGAACACTGAAAAGCCGAAGTGGGGCGAGTTCAGGAAGCGCCTCGAAATTGTAGGCGGCCAGATCGTAGACAAAACCACCGGCGAGCTGGTGGATGGCGTGCAGATCATTGAGAAACCGGACACCTTCACGGTGGACGTGTAA
- the tsaE gene encoding tRNA (adenosine(37)-N6)-threonylcarbamoyltransferase complex ATPase subunit type 1 TsaE, whose amino-acid sequence MIIETYNAKETFCLGEKIGQQALPGQVYTLNGDLGVGKTVFTQGVAKGLGITEPVNSPTFTIIQEYEEGRLPFYHFDVYRIGDIEEMEEIGYDDYFFGQGVCLIEWAELIKEILPSDIISITIEKDLEKGFDYRKITITGLELEM is encoded by the coding sequence ATGATAATAGAAACATATAATGCAAAAGAAACCTTTTGTTTAGGTGAAAAAATAGGACAACAGGCTCTTCCCGGACAGGTTTACACCTTAAACGGTGATTTGGGAGTGGGAAAAACGGTGTTCACCCAAGGGGTAGCGAAAGGACTTGGAATTACAGAGCCGGTAAACAGCCCGACTTTTACCATTATTCAGGAATATGAGGAGGGAAGACTTCCTTTCTATCATTTTGATGTGTATCGCATTGGCGACATAGAGGAAATGGAAGAAATCGGATACGATGATTACTTTTTCGGGCAGGGCGTATGTCTCATTGAATGGGCAGAGCTGATAAAGGAGATTTTACCCTCTGATATCATTTCCATTACCATTGAAAAGGATTTGGAAAAGGGATTTGACTATCGAAAAATTACCATTACAGGTTTGGAATTGGAGATGTAG
- the rimI gene encoding ribosomal protein S18-alanine N-acetyltransferase, protein MLEIREMREQDAAAVAQIEAENFSKPWKEADFLGAVRDEKALYLVAYLDKILVGYIGMWMVLDEGEITNVSVKKEYQGQKIGRALLEKLEISGRAKGVSTYFLEVRESNQNARRLYESCGFSVLSIRKNFYDEPVENGIVMCKR, encoded by the coding sequence ATGCTTGAAATCAGAGAGATGCGGGAGCAGGATGCGGCAGCAGTGGCACAGATAGAAGCGGAGAATTTTTCAAAGCCTTGGAAAGAGGCTGATTTTCTGGGAGCTGTAAGGGATGAAAAGGCTCTCTATCTTGTGGCATATCTGGATAAGATACTGGTAGGGTACATAGGAATGTGGATGGTGCTGGATGAAGGCGAAATTACCAATGTTTCTGTGAAAAAGGAATATCAGGGACAGAAAATCGGCAGGGCATTATTAGAAAAACTGGAAATTTCAGGCAGGGCAAAAGGGGTAAGCACATATTTTCTGGAGGTGCGTGAAAGTAATCAAAATGCCCGCAGACTATATGAGTCCTGTGGATTTTCTGTTTTGAGTATAAGAAAAAATTTTTATGATGAACCTGTGGAAAACGGAATTGTTATGTGTAAAAGATAG
- a CDS encoding YigZ family protein yields the protein MLEQYRTIYEGGQGEITEKKSRFIATVRLVKTEEEAVKFIEEMKKKYWDATHNCSAYVIGERREIMRCSDDGEPQGTAGKPMLDVLLGEELYNTAVVVTRYFGGTLLGTGGLVRAYSKSVQEGLAQSRIITKYHGVLTEVGTDYNGVGKLQYLFAQKEIPIMNSQYEEAVKMQVLIPANRVDEIKKAVTEATNARASVTDLKELYFAVSEGEYLLFND from the coding sequence ATGTTAGAGCAATACAGGACAATCTATGAAGGCGGGCAGGGAGAAATAACAGAGAAAAAATCCAGATTTATCGCTACGGTCCGTCTTGTGAAGACAGAAGAGGAAGCCGTAAAATTTATAGAAGAGATGAAAAAGAAGTATTGGGACGCTACGCATAATTGCTCCGCTTATGTAATCGGAGAACGGAGGGAGATTATGCGGTGCAGTGATGACGGAGAGCCTCAGGGAACAGCGGGAAAGCCAATGCTGGACGTGCTTTTAGGAGAAGAGCTCTATAATACAGCTGTTGTAGTTACCCGATATTTCGGAGGAACACTTCTGGGAACAGGCGGGCTTGTAAGAGCTTATTCAAAATCTGTACAGGAAGGGCTGGCACAAAGCAGAATAATTACGAAGTATCACGGTGTACTTACAGAAGTGGGAACAGATTACAATGGAGTGGGAAAGCTTCAATATCTGTTTGCTCAAAAGGAAATTCCAATTATGAATTCGCAGTATGAGGAGGCTGTAAAAATGCAGGTTCTTATACCGGCAAACAGAGTTGATGAAATAAAAAAGGCCGTAACAGAAGCTACTAATGCGAGAGCCTCTGTTACGGATTTAAAAGAACTGTATTTTGCAGTTTCAGAAGGCGAATACCTTCTGTTTAATGATTAA